The following proteins are co-located in the Abditibacteriaceae bacterium genome:
- a CDS encoding carboxypeptidase regulatory-like domain-containing protein: MTDSVSSDLRGKCSIVSRWLNLGVARAASLAVCGVSLLSAQPVQAASSLADLPQRISDYGRRREAASGSTTRRFALTERDLTPNTASDDREPVFSPNGDYIAFRSNRTDSAGAVGSFYHIWVMNRDGSGLQQITGLSGTASAGRSQSKPSWSPSGNDLVYIDSISATQDQVFVVRDAVDNPEFVQVTNFPGRKQSAIFNSSGLELVVSSQFDPQTQVKQNSFDLYALPTDGSGDENTIRRLTGGAGDAVGDKANDYNPVFSAVSRDVIFFSSNRAIQNGVSTLLTEGRRIWVMQANGLSKRQVSDPTQRPAGRPIDSDDYPTASVPIGDSANTNPSNREERIAFQSDSYVDASDGVRDLNIWSLKVDSRRFSATSTTLPSTTTITESNSNEVIVKATVETNRYSSPASYRASGLPGSTTDADAKTNSDQLSDREPSFARSAATGSIASQIAFASNRKRAFTPRALSSDASESNPFSTHDIWVTNAADFTPPALIPQTAGNQLFPVVSPGPQAPTIEGRRRTYETGLTPSGRVLFSVVLREQESGISEVAMSLYRADNYFDDPFNTAVNEGISVTVTHEHKAIVQPGYESVALTSYDDGPPTRISRKTGKAGHELQADAVEGDGIYYCEVVTTTPSTPGDYYIDVSVNDNAGNSFTYDNIWGFSTQQFDLRSNDSNLFVSDYTAGQLFQVALDPSGVGGGGNPRFSGLEPVESYYLDNPAGSGGSYFPAKTGAVGPTPSQVSFTNVDVWRVQCRGPIPQSVFSSYAPTITKQFEKTAFASGKPSPLPEKTRSVAVAQRAVLWASPYTQLVNAGPGTLDDSEMQRRLSVYMERGGRLFVTGRDVIYALTTGGTQENSFVKNELHAKWANEVDIDGQVLAAQDSGEFVGDTTKALNNLQFSPGPDPANSWADGSLVLDSEGADVIGSELGTDAVIVPAYKLGENVLGHRVTKTRLSKLKSRLVFFSFNFDRINRRYTNTVEPDHGPAVNIRRRIANGIRAYFKTGGISGTVTNVKTNSPVSNFVVQVTGEGETYFAVTDSNGTYELLGLDEGGYSVKPALTTGDKAVNEGFYPGPTQGGGVTGGQTTSGVDLKVNPTPPGSLSGRAVVSDSTAVTTDNPPFANAPVLVKSEKASSLFPNGGQYAQLTRTDATGRFSFSGVPTETSLIVIFNPDVLDIPESSGLRAGYSGANAAYGKRVIPDTKRTGTISVPIGNAYVVNDGSGDIAADSGTAIVVNDDPTVTGLVQKNINSVVTNVVGATVELKNSAGTTVTVKTDAEGRYRFDDVELGTATFAPFTITVTTTDTPPLTKTVNVTVTKQSTFTVPTIIFYQQSISGTVLVNNIPANAATVTLKDSAGVSVETKKTSEKGVYTFDSLQPGSYTITASVGGASATITVVLTDGVNKTGVNIKIQSQAITGNVFKNRTSDMAGSPVSGATVKVSQNGVLVTSTSTDASGNYRLNFAKTGSFVVRAEYKGAVSSDRTVTVTTGSTVTGVNLNVFVRGVKGSVTLNGAPASNASVLLYKEGVSGAISSTQTATNGEYLFPEAGAGTYYVRATDSGKKDTANSAKFSVSVTTTTLNTNVVAPTVALFTQTISGQVKRGTVAISGATVQLLQNQVVIRSVLSGTNGVYSFSNLGAGSYLLRAIKDSERSADRAVTLVRGTSQTGIVLLLQSQSVKGRVLVNNIAQAGVTVDLLSNGTKVQSATTDSGGYYTFGGIANGTYQVKASKTVNGLTDSATTTFTSSGSAVTPATLSLFFETITGSVTVNGNLTSGVSVTLFKRLSTGARGDTVTSTTTDANGVYRFGSLTAGSYTVVAQKDGSTKETNVDLVRDGSTITVATLALGTNTPTPQQFDFAAGRTYHFSIPFTESNLPYSKTTVTNALSSDPGSTTYTLSRFDATTQTYVAITTPNSVIQRGAGYKIETKQAVGIVRPTNDATRVPTDAREFLIQLALNPSLTSADNGDNFIGFPFNPAAYSSASWAKTRFVHPDGTAYANLEEAVGAGVVAREMYTLSGDGKTYVLTDSLEPYKAYYVRTYVNGLKAYLQAGTATN, encoded by the coding sequence ATGACCGATTCAGTTTCATCAGATTTGCGCGGTAAATGCTCTATCGTATCGCGCTGGCTGAACTTAGGCGTCGCTCGGGCGGCGTCACTTGCGGTGTGTGGTGTGTCGCTACTTTCCGCGCAGCCTGTTCAGGCCGCGTCATCTCTGGCCGACTTGCCACAAAGGATCAGCGATTACGGACGCCGTCGTGAGGCGGCTAGCGGCAGCACAACGCGGCGCTTTGCTTTAACCGAGCGCGACTTGACGCCGAACACGGCGAGTGACGACCGCGAGCCGGTTTTTAGCCCCAATGGCGATTACATCGCGTTCCGCTCCAACCGCACAGACAGCGCGGGCGCTGTCGGAAGCTTTTATCACATCTGGGTCATGAACCGCGATGGCTCTGGCCTACAGCAGATCACTGGTCTCAGTGGTACGGCTTCTGCGGGCCGCAGCCAAAGCAAACCCTCCTGGTCGCCCAGCGGCAATGATCTGGTATATATCGACAGCATAAGCGCCACCCAAGATCAGGTCTTTGTTGTCAGAGACGCTGTTGACAACCCTGAATTCGTCCAGGTAACCAATTTTCCGGGCCGCAAGCAAAGCGCTATTTTCAACAGCAGCGGTTTAGAACTGGTTGTTTCCTCACAATTCGATCCCCAAACTCAAGTCAAGCAAAACAGCTTCGACTTATACGCGCTACCTACAGATGGAAGCGGTGATGAAAACACTATTCGCCGCTTAACAGGAGGCGCTGGCGACGCGGTCGGCGACAAAGCCAACGATTATAACCCGGTTTTTAGCGCCGTTAGTCGCGATGTTATTTTCTTCTCGTCAAACCGCGCCATCCAAAACGGTGTTTCGACGCTTCTCACCGAGGGGCGACGAATTTGGGTCATGCAAGCCAACGGTCTGAGCAAACGCCAGGTTTCCGATCCAACGCAGCGCCCTGCTGGACGCCCCATCGACTCGGATGATTATCCTACGGCTTCGGTCCCAATCGGCGATTCCGCAAATACTAATCCTAGCAATCGCGAGGAGCGCATTGCTTTCCAGTCTGATAGCTATGTTGATGCGAGCGACGGTGTCCGCGACTTGAACATCTGGTCGCTGAAAGTTGATTCCAGACGATTCTCCGCTACTTCGACAACGCTTCCATCAACCACCACCATCACGGAAAGTAACTCAAACGAAGTTATAGTCAAAGCAACGGTTGAAACTAATCGTTACTCTTCTCCTGCATCGTATCGTGCCAGCGGTTTGCCGGGTTCCACGACGGATGCTGACGCAAAAACGAATTCCGACCAGTTAAGCGACCGCGAACCGAGCTTTGCCCGTTCTGCTGCAACTGGTTCCATTGCCTCGCAAATCGCGTTTGCCTCGAACCGCAAGCGTGCTTTTACACCTCGCGCGCTGTCGTCAGATGCGTCCGAGTCGAACCCCTTCTCCACTCACGACATTTGGGTGACCAACGCAGCAGACTTTACTCCGCCCGCCCTGATTCCTCAAACCGCAGGAAACCAATTGTTTCCGGTTGTTTCTCCCGGACCGCAGGCTCCCACGATTGAGGGACGCAGGCGCACCTATGAAACCGGCCTGACACCGAGTGGCCGCGTGCTATTTTCTGTTGTTTTGCGTGAACAGGAAAGCGGTATCTCTGAAGTCGCGATGTCGCTTTATAGAGCCGACAATTACTTCGATGACCCGTTCAATACAGCAGTCAACGAAGGTATTAGCGTCACAGTTACACATGAGCATAAAGCTATTGTTCAGCCAGGTTACGAGTCCGTCGCACTCACTTCCTACGACGATGGTCCTCCAACGCGAATCAGTCGGAAAACTGGGAAGGCCGGGCATGAACTACAAGCCGACGCCGTTGAAGGCGATGGCATCTATTATTGTGAGGTTGTCACAACAACGCCTAGCACACCTGGCGATTATTACATCGACGTTAGCGTGAATGATAATGCTGGTAACAGCTTCACCTACGACAACATCTGGGGCTTTTCGACCCAGCAGTTCGATCTTAGAAGCAACGATTCGAACCTTTTTGTTTCCGATTACACCGCAGGACAGCTCTTTCAGGTTGCTTTGGATCCTTCCGGTGTAGGTGGTGGTGGTAACCCACGGTTTAGCGGCCTTGAACCCGTTGAAAGCTACTATTTAGATAATCCTGCTGGTTCAGGTGGCAGCTATTTTCCTGCAAAGACAGGTGCGGTAGGCCCCACACCGAGTCAGGTATCGTTCACCAATGTAGATGTCTGGCGCGTTCAATGCCGTGGCCCCATTCCACAGTCGGTGTTTTCAAGCTACGCTCCGACTATCACCAAACAATTTGAGAAGACTGCGTTTGCTAGCGGTAAACCTTCTCCTTTGCCAGAAAAGACACGGAGCGTTGCCGTCGCGCAAAGAGCCGTCTTGTGGGCTTCACCCTATACGCAGCTCGTGAATGCGGGGCCAGGTACGCTCGATGACTCTGAAATGCAACGCCGACTCTCTGTTTATATGGAGAGGGGCGGACGCCTGTTTGTGACTGGTCGTGACGTAATTTACGCTCTCACTACAGGTGGAACGCAAGAAAACTCTTTTGTTAAAAATGAACTGCACGCAAAGTGGGCGAATGAAGTCGATATTGATGGACAAGTTTTAGCCGCACAGGATAGTGGTGAATTCGTTGGCGACACCACTAAGGCGCTGAACAATTTACAATTTTCTCCAGGCCCTGACCCTGCCAATAGCTGGGCAGATGGCTCCTTGGTGTTGGATTCAGAAGGCGCTGACGTAATTGGTTCAGAACTTGGGACGGATGCGGTAATTGTTCCTGCTTATAAACTGGGTGAGAATGTTCTCGGGCACCGGGTTACAAAGACACGCTTGAGCAAGTTGAAATCGCGTCTGGTGTTCTTTTCGTTCAACTTCGATCGGATTAACCGACGTTACACAAATACCGTCGAGCCTGATCATGGACCTGCCGTCAATATCCGTCGACGAATCGCTAATGGAATTCGTGCTTACTTCAAGACAGGCGGTATCAGCGGAACTGTAACGAACGTAAAAACCAACTCACCTGTTTCTAACTTCGTCGTGCAGGTGACTGGCGAGGGCGAAACCTATTTTGCTGTAACTGACAGCAATGGAACCTATGAATTGCTCGGCTTAGACGAAGGTGGATACAGTGTTAAACCAGCCTTAACTACCGGGGACAAAGCCGTCAACGAAGGCTTCTATCCCGGCCCTACTCAAGGCGGAGGAGTAACTGGCGGCCAGACGACGTCGGGTGTTGACTTGAAAGTCAATCCCACACCTCCTGGGTCGCTATCAGGACGTGCTGTTGTGAGCGACAGCACAGCAGTCACTACCGATAATCCACCTTTTGCCAACGCTCCTGTATTGGTGAAATCGGAAAAGGCTTCAAGCCTCTTCCCGAATGGTGGTCAGTACGCGCAGTTGACGCGAACCGACGCCACCGGCCGTTTCTCCTTCTCGGGGGTTCCGACGGAAACGTCCTTAATTGTCATCTTCAACCCAGATGTCCTTGATATTCCGGAAAGCTCAGGCCTGCGTGCCGGTTATAGCGGAGCCAACGCGGCTTATGGTAAACGCGTGATTCCTGACACCAAGCGCACGGGCACCATCAGCGTACCGATTGGCAATGCGTATGTGGTGAATGATGGCAGTGGCGACATAGCTGCTGACAGCGGTACTGCAATCGTTGTAAATGATGATCCGACCGTAACAGGTTTGGTTCAGAAGAATATCAACAGTGTCGTTACCAATGTCGTTGGGGCGACTGTCGAGTTGAAAAATTCCGCAGGAACAACGGTCACGGTGAAAACCGATGCCGAAGGTCGTTACCGTTTCGACGATGTCGAGTTGGGCACTGCTACGTTTGCGCCTTTCACAATTACTGTAACCACAACCGATACTCCGCCTTTGACCAAAACGGTGAATGTCACCGTAACGAAGCAGAGCACGTTTACCGTACCGACGATCATTTTCTATCAGCAGTCGATTTCGGGCACGGTTTTGGTCAATAACATTCCAGCCAACGCTGCAACGGTCACTCTGAAAGACAGCGCAGGGGTCAGTGTTGAAACTAAGAAAACGTCGGAAAAAGGTGTTTATACCTTCGACTCGCTTCAGCCTGGATCATACACAATAACGGCTTCGGTTGGTGGTGCTTCGGCGACGATTACAGTTGTTCTTACCGATGGCGTTAATAAAACAGGCGTGAATATCAAGATTCAGAGTCAGGCTATCACTGGCAATGTCTTCAAGAATCGCACCAGCGATATGGCAGGATCACCAGTTTCTGGTGCCACTGTTAAGGTGTCCCAAAACGGCGTTCTTGTTACATCGACCTCAACCGATGCTTCAGGTAATTACCGCCTCAACTTCGCCAAGACCGGCAGTTTCGTTGTGAGAGCTGAATATAAGGGAGCCGTGTCTTCGGATCGTACGGTCACGGTTACAACTGGTTCAACAGTTACCGGTGTTAATCTCAATGTCTTCGTTCGCGGAGTCAAGGGTTCGGTAACTCTCAACGGTGCACCAGCGAGCAACGCGAGCGTATTGCTCTATAAAGAGGGTGTAAGCGGAGCGATTAGCTCGACCCAGACCGCCACAAACGGCGAATACCTGTTCCCTGAAGCCGGGGCGGGCACCTATTACGTGCGTGCCACCGATAGCGGGAAAAAGGACACGGCAAATTCCGCTAAGTTCTCGGTTTCCGTCACAACAACGACGTTAAACACAAACGTGGTTGCGCCAACGGTCGCTCTTTTTACCCAAACCATCTCTGGGCAGGTAAAGCGCGGCACCGTTGCAATTAGCGGAGCAACTGTTCAGTTGTTGCAGAATCAGGTTGTTATCCGGTCGGTTCTCTCTGGCACGAACGGCGTTTATTCGTTCTCCAATTTGGGAGCAGGATCATACCTCCTGCGTGCCATTAAAGATTCAGAACGGTCTGCCGACCGTGCTGTAACGCTTGTTCGCGGAACAAGCCAGACTGGTATTGTTCTGCTACTCCAGTCGCAAAGCGTGAAGGGCCGCGTCCTGGTGAATAATATTGCGCAGGCTGGGGTAACTGTTGATCTTTTGAGCAATGGCACAAAGGTTCAATCGGCCACGACCGACTCGGGCGGTTACTACACGTTCGGCGGTATTGCGAATGGGACCTATCAGGTTAAAGCTTCGAAAACGGTGAATGGCCTGACCGACAGCGCCACAACGACCTTCACCTCGTCGGGATCGGCGGTAACGCCGGCGACGCTGAGCCTCTTCTTCGAAACGATTACCGGTTCAGTAACAGTTAATGGCAACCTGACAAGCGGCGTTTCGGTTACTTTGTTCAAGCGCCTTTCGACCGGAGCCCGTGGCGATACAGTCACCTCAACCACAACCGATGCCAACGGCGTTTACCGCTTTGGCTCGCTGACGGCAGGTAGCTATACCGTTGTGGCCCAGAAAGACGGTTCCACTAAGGAAACCAACGTCGATCTGGTGCGCGATGGTAGCACCATAACGGTCGCGACACTTGCTCTGGGAACAAACACCCCAACACCGCAACAGTTCGACTTTGCTGCTGGCCGAACCTATCACTTCTCGATTCCGTTTACCGAGTCGAACTTGCCTTACTCGAAGACGACCGTCACCAATGCGTTGTCGTCCGATCCGGGAAGCACGACCTACACCCTGAGCCGTTTCGATGCAACAACGCAAACCTACGTGGCTATCACAACGCCGAACAGCGTGATTCAGCGTGGTGCTGGCTATAAGATCGAAACGAAGCAAGCTGTGGGCATTGTGCGTCCAACAAACGATGCGACACGAGTTCCCACGGATGCTCGGGAATTCCTGATCCAGCTTGCTCTTAATCCCAGCCTGACTAGCGCGGATAACGGAGACAACTTTATCGGCTTCCCCTTCAACCCTGCGGCGTACTCGTCGGCAAGCTGGGCTAAGACACGATTCGTGCATCCTGACGGAACGGCATATGCCAATCTGGAAGAAGCGGTTGGCGCAGGAGTTGTTGCCCGCGAAATGTATACGCTGTCGGGCGATGGCAAAACGTATGTGCTGACCGATTCGCTCGAGCCGTATAAAGCGTATTACGTGCGCACTTATGTCAATGGCTTGAAGGCGTATCTGCAAGCAGGAACGGCAACGAACTAA
- a CDS encoding DNA polymerase III subunit alpha, with the protein MSNCPCGFCHLHVHSEYSLLDGANRVKDMAKRAAAMDMSALALTDHGVMYGAIDFYEACLKEGIKPIVGVEAYVAPRTHKDKDPHLDKQKNTRHLTLWAKNLTGYKNLVKLTTRAHLDGFYYRPRVDHEMIAKFSEGVICGSACLGGEIPQLIMGQKMDEAIARAEKYREIFGKENFFLELMDHDLHGQDEVNQRMIDIHHKTGIPLICSNDAHYLRAQDEQMHKILVCIGTNTTVDKAALHYGPNFYLKSKEEMWERFKHVPEAMENTMRIADMVNLELDLKTTHFPEFDVPEGHNLESYFRFLCEQRFDRRYPAGSPRRDEAKKRMAYEQQIIVDKGYPGYFLVVQDLINWSKDRGILVGCRGSAAGCLVSYVLGITNLDPLPYGLLFERFLNPDRVSTPDIDIDFPDKRRDEVMQYVSNKYGKEKVAQIITFGTLAARAAVRDSARAMGLDLKIADNVAKLIPAIPGHPVSISQAIEQVKELGDLYTSDSTVRSLCDTAQQIEGMTRHASRHACGVVIGKEALDELVPLEEKDGDIITQYHAKAVEKIGLVKMDFLGLQNNTVINDTLELIEARHGTKIDLENIDLTDRKVYDMLGKGDGIAVFQMEGTGMRSLLRDMKPENLEHIIAQISLYRPGPMEEIPKYIAGRHGGRVTYPHPSLEPVLKDTYGMLLYQEQVMQAAQVLAGFTGGQSETLMKAMSKKQAEAMAKMKPLFLEGCLKNRISNQDANDIFARMEEFAKYAFNKSHAAYYGLVSYWTAFLKVNYPSEFLACKMTSLLEKKDKLLVVIDDCRKHGIEVLPADVNESNHEFTVVTGGIRFGLQAIKGIGETPVNAICSARKEGGKFISLFDFCERVPSRACGKGAVETLIKCGAFDSIHPNRQAMLDAVEGAIESGQKALADALSGQINMFGETTEAGRPKSMGQLPNVPDAARDVRLGWEKELLGLYISDHPLLPMRRFLETEATPIDSISSDRKLGDGARVTIGGMVTQMQRRVDKNGRTWATLTLEDLTGSMEILAFSKVFDKCGDCVKDDAKLLITGKLTADNRRSMRAGEESEGEEGTVYKIMADAIEEINVAEASEEIADDNGSTQEIDRTSGVEFEAVPAEAMSGAAAATYAFAAQMRPAEMPPEPTSAPSSNGMTLHRSNGHSNGNGHSNGNGHSDFGPNGNGAAGALQQAHSNGGYSPYEDGPPRIARGFYPPPEAGECVHLHFAEELANASVISKVWNICRAHHGETPVWLHIDNGLETMQLKVSDSFNVDASAEFCAKMREVLGAACVIEPCLTY; encoded by the coding sequence ATGTCGAATTGTCCCTGCGGTTTCTGCCATCTCCACGTTCATTCCGAATATTCTCTGCTCGACGGCGCCAATCGCGTCAAAGATATGGCGAAACGCGCCGCCGCGATGGATATGTCGGCGCTCGCGCTCACCGATCACGGCGTCATGTACGGCGCGATTGATTTCTATGAAGCCTGTTTGAAAGAAGGCATCAAGCCGATTGTCGGTGTCGAAGCCTACGTTGCGCCGCGTACACATAAGGATAAAGACCCGCATCTCGACAAGCAGAAGAACACGCGCCATCTGACATTGTGGGCGAAAAATCTGACGGGTTACAAAAACCTCGTCAAGCTGACGACGCGCGCTCACCTCGACGGCTTTTATTACCGTCCGCGCGTCGATCATGAAATGATCGCCAAGTTTTCGGAAGGCGTGATTTGCGGTTCGGCGTGTCTGGGCGGCGAAATTCCCCAACTCATCATGGGTCAGAAGATGGACGAAGCCATCGCGCGCGCCGAGAAATACCGCGAGATTTTCGGTAAGGAAAACTTCTTCCTCGAATTGATGGATCACGATCTTCACGGCCAAGATGAAGTGAACCAGCGGATGATCGACATTCATCATAAGACGGGAATTCCGCTCATCTGCTCAAACGACGCGCATTACCTGCGTGCGCAAGACGAGCAGATGCACAAAATTCTCGTTTGCATCGGCACCAACACGACGGTCGATAAAGCTGCGCTGCATTACGGGCCGAACTTCTACCTCAAAAGCAAAGAAGAGATGTGGGAGCGTTTCAAGCACGTTCCCGAAGCGATGGAAAACACCATGCGCATCGCAGACATGGTGAATCTGGAACTCGACCTCAAAACCACACACTTCCCCGAATTCGACGTGCCCGAAGGCCACAACCTCGAATCGTATTTCCGCTTTTTGTGCGAACAGCGCTTCGACAGGCGCTATCCCGCTGGCAGCCCACGCCGCGACGAAGCCAAAAAACGCATGGCTTACGAGCAGCAAATCATCGTCGATAAAGGCTATCCCGGCTATTTCTTGGTGGTGCAAGACCTCATCAACTGGAGCAAAGATCGCGGGATCTTGGTGGGCTGTCGTGGAAGTGCGGCGGGTTGCCTTGTTTCGTATGTGTTGGGAATTACCAACCTCGATCCGTTGCCGTATGGTCTCTTGTTCGAGCGCTTCTTGAACCCGGATCGCGTGTCCACTCCCGACATCGACATCGACTTCCCTGACAAGCGCCGCGATGAAGTGATGCAGTACGTATCGAATAAGTACGGCAAAGAAAAAGTCGCGCAGATTATTACGTTTGGAACGCTCGCCGCGCGCGCGGCGGTGCGCGATTCGGCGCGCGCGATGGGACTCGACCTGAAAATCGCCGACAACGTGGCGAAGCTGATTCCCGCAATTCCCGGCCATCCGGTTTCGATTTCGCAGGCGATTGAGCAGGTCAAAGAACTCGGCGACCTTTATACATCGGATTCGACCGTACGTTCTCTCTGTGATACCGCGCAGCAAATCGAAGGCATGACGCGCCATGCGTCGCGTCACGCGTGCGGCGTTGTTATTGGCAAAGAAGCGCTCGATGAATTGGTGCCGTTGGAAGAAAAAGACGGCGACATCATCACGCAGTACCACGCCAAAGCCGTTGAGAAAATCGGCTTGGTGAAGATGGATTTTCTGGGGCTACAGAACAACACCGTCATCAACGACACGTTGGAATTGATTGAAGCGCGGCATGGCACCAAGATCGATTTGGAAAACATCGACCTTACCGACCGCAAGGTGTACGACATGCTGGGGAAGGGCGACGGCATCGCGGTTTTTCAGATGGAAGGCACCGGAATGCGCTCCCTCTTGCGCGATATGAAGCCGGAAAATCTGGAACATATCATCGCGCAGATTTCGCTCTATCGGCCCGGCCCGATGGAAGAAATTCCGAAATATATCGCGGGACGCCACGGCGGGCGCGTGACGTATCCGCATCCGAGTTTGGAGCCGGTTCTCAAAGACACCTACGGCATGCTGCTTTATCAGGAGCAAGTCATGCAAGCCGCGCAAGTTCTGGCGGGCTTTACCGGCGGCCAATCTGAAACGCTGATGAAGGCGATGTCGAAGAAACAGGCCGAGGCGATGGCGAAGATGAAGCCGCTTTTCCTCGAAGGCTGTCTAAAAAACCGCATTTCCAATCAGGACGCGAACGACATTTTCGCGCGAATGGAAGAGTTTGCGAAATACGCCTTCAACAAGAGCCACGCCGCGTATTACGGCCTCGTTTCGTATTGGACGGCGTTCCTCAAAGTCAACTATCCGTCAGAGTTTCTGGCGTGCAAGATGACGAGCTTGCTGGAAAAGAAAGATAAGCTGCTCGTTGTTATTGACGATTGCCGCAAGCACGGCATCGAAGTTTTGCCAGCAGATGTGAACGAATCGAATCACGAATTTACGGTTGTCACCGGTGGCATTCGTTTCGGGCTGCAGGCGATTAAAGGCATCGGCGAAACCCCAGTCAATGCGATTTGCTCCGCGCGCAAAGAAGGCGGCAAGTTCATTTCGCTCTTCGACTTCTGCGAGCGCGTTCCTTCGCGCGCCTGTGGCAAAGGCGCGGTCGAAACGCTAATTAAGTGCGGCGCGTTCGACTCGATTCACCCGAACCGTCAAGCGATGCTGGATGCGGTTGAAGGCGCGATTGAAAGCGGGCAAAAAGCGCTCGCCGATGCGCTTTCGGGCCAGATCAATATGTTCGGCGAAACGACTGAAGCCGGGCGGCCTAAATCGATGGGCCAACTTCCCAACGTCCCCGATGCCGCACGCGATGTGCGATTGGGCTGGGAAAAAGAACTCCTTGGGCTTTACATTTCCGACCATCCGCTTTTGCCGATGCGCCGTTTTCTCGAAACTGAGGCAACGCCAATCGACAGCATTTCGAGCGACCGCAAACTGGGCGACGGCGCACGCGTGACAATCGGCGGCATGGTGACGCAAATGCAACGGCGCGTCGATAAAAACGGGCGCACCTGGGCGACGCTCACGCTCGAAGACCTCACTGGCTCGATGGAAATTCTGGCGTTCTCAAAAGTCTTTGATAAATGTGGCGATTGCGTCAAAGACGACGCCAAGCTATTAATTACCGGAAAGCTGACGGCAGATAATCGACGCTCAATGCGCGCCGGTGAGGAAAGCGAGGGCGAAGAAGGCACCGTTTACAAAATCATGGCCGACGCGATTGAAGAAATTAACGTCGCAGAAGCGAGCGAAGAAATCGCCGACGACAATGGAAGTACGCAGGAAATCGACCGTACTTCAGGCGTCGAGTTTGAAGCGGTTCCTGCCGAAGCGATGTCGGGTGCGGCTGCTGCAACTTACGCGTTCGCCGCGCAGATGCGTCCGGCGGAAATGCCGCCTGAGCCAACAAGTGCGCCTTCATCCAACGGCATGACGTTGCACCGCAGCAACGGGCATTCGAATGGGAATGGTCATTCCAACGGAAACGGGCACAGCGATTTCGGGCCAAACGGCAACGGCGCGGCAGGTGCGTTGCAGCAAGCGCACTCGAATGGCGGCTATTCTCCTTATGAAGATGGCCCGCCGCGTATCGCGCGTGGGTTCTATCCGCCACCCGAGGCGGGAGAATGCGTTCATTTGCATTTCGCGGAAGAGCTTGCCAACGCTTCAGTGATTTCCAAGGTCTGGAACATTTGCCGCGCGCATCACGGCGAAACTCCAGTCTGGCTGCACATTGATAATGGCCTTGAGACGATGCAGCTCAAGGTGTCGGATTCGTTCAACGTCGATGCGTCGGCGGAATTCTGCGCAAAAATGCGCGAAGTTCTGGGCGCGGCGTGTGTTATCGAACCCTGCCTCACCTATTAA